One stretch of Pseudoramibacter sp. DNA includes these proteins:
- the nrdR gene encoding transcriptional regulator NrdR, with translation MKCPFCNYNGSKVIDSRPVNDQTMIRRRRECERCKKRFTTYERIESIPLMVVKRSGQRESYDRNKIYSGILKACEKRPISVEKIEEMVDQIEKKLYQLDDKEVSSVYIGEQVMEALKTVDEVAYVRFASVYRRFKDAGAFIEELNKLIKE, from the coding sequence ATGAAATGTCCGTTTTGCAATTATAATGGCAGCAAGGTTATCGATTCGAGACCGGTTAATGACCAGACGATGATACGCCGGCGCCGTGAATGCGAAAGGTGTAAAAAACGTTTTACAACTTATGAGCGCATTGAAAGTATTCCTCTTATGGTTGTTAAGCGCAGCGGACAGCGGGAGTCTTACGACCGGAATAAGATTTACAGCGGCATATTAAAGGCTTGTGAAAAACGGCCTATTTCCGTCGAAAAGATAGAAGAAATGGTGGATCAGATCGAGAAAAAGCTTTATCAGTTGGATGATAAAGAAGTTTCGTCTGTTTACATCGGTGAACAAGTTATGGAAGCCCTCAAAACAGTGGATGAAGTGGCTTATGTTCGCTTTGCTTCTGTTTACCGCCGCTTTAAAGATGCAGGCGCCTTTATTGAAGAATTAAATAAATTAATCAAGGAGTAA
- a CDS encoding site-2 protease family protein: MIFSSYSFLSLLLSLPGILIAITFHEAAHGYAAEAMGDDTPKLSGRLSLNPFKHIDWIGFLAMIFLHFGWAKPVPINPNNFSDRKKGMVKVALSGCLTNLLLGFIGYAVYVACLSLNNVILSTILEDIYIYNVVFAVFNLIPIPPLDGSHVLYEVLPYRGKMRMDSLSRYGFIILLILMATGVFSWIITPISNGIVWVYRLILSPFFKF; this comes from the coding sequence ATGATCTTTTCATCATATTCTTTCTTATCTCTTCTGTTAAGTCTGCCGGGAATTCTCATTGCCATTACCTTTCATGAAGCGGCACACGGATATGCGGCAGAAGCGATGGGAGATGATACGCCAAAACTAAGCGGCAGACTGTCCTTAAATCCGTTTAAGCACATTGACTGGATCGGCTTTCTGGCCATGATTTTTCTTCATTTTGGCTGGGCAAAGCCGGTCCCGATTAATCCTAATAATTTTTCGGATCGTAAAAAAGGCATGGTTAAAGTGGCACTGTCAGGGTGCCTCACCAATCTGCTGCTGGGATTTATCGGATATGCCGTTTATGTGGCCTGCCTGTCATTGAACAATGTGATTCTATCTACGATATTAGAGGACATCTATATCTACAACGTGGTTTTCGCCGTTTTTAATCTGATTCCGATTCCGCCTTTAGATGGGTCCCATGTGCTTTATGAAGTGCTGCCTTATCGGGGAAAGATGAGGATGGATTCGCTTTCACGGTACGGTTTTATCATTCTTTTGATTTTAATGGCTACGGGTGTTTTCAGCTGGATTATCACACCGATTTCAAACGGCATCGTTTGGGTGTATCGGCTCATATTGTCTCCTTTTTTTAAATTTTAG
- the murD gene encoding UDP-N-acetylmuramoyl-L-alanine--D-glutamate ligase, whose translation MKTYLVIGAERSGIAVTQALLSRKQSVVLTDTKDFNVIAKASPKIAEAFEALPKTHLSCFFGSQIPKTAISGISAVIPSPGVPLTIPIIKEAKKRGIPVISEVEAAFRMTDTPFIGITGTNGKTTTTALTGEIFKRDSRYQHVYVVGNIGNAVSYYVNESTASDLYVSELSSFQLETTETFRPRAAAILNLSPDHLDRHGTLDNYYKAKAKIFQNQTPDDILVINGDDENVLKYTEKAVSKKITFSLSRRVVPGVYQKDKAVYLAQGDNPEEDLCVCKVSDIFIKGPHNVMNAMAAIALTYFSGVPVELIREGLKTFKGVAHRQEFVATIDGVDYINDSKGTNTDATITALKAMEKPTILIAGGYDKKEDYTELMGYIKDKVKYMILLGDTAKNIAATADKCGFGAYTFVRDYPEAVKTAKEKAESGDVVLLSPACASWDMFANYEDRGDLFKQLVKS comes from the coding sequence ATGAAGACATATTTAGTCATTGGAGCGGAAAGAAGCGGCATTGCCGTGACCCAGGCACTGCTGTCAAGAAAGCAGTCAGTGGTATTGACAGATACCAAGGATTTTAACGTCATTGCCAAGGCCTCTCCAAAAATTGCAGAGGCTTTTGAAGCATTGCCAAAAACCCATTTGTCTTGTTTCTTTGGCAGTCAGATTCCGAAAACAGCTATCAGCGGCATTTCGGCTGTCATTCCGAGCCCGGGAGTTCCCCTTACCATTCCGATCATCAAAGAAGCGAAAAAACGGGGCATTCCGGTCATCAGCGAAGTAGAAGCCGCATTCCGCATGACGGACACGCCTTTTATCGGCATCACAGGCACCAACGGCAAGACAACCACGACGGCGCTGACCGGTGAAATCTTTAAACGGGATTCCCGTTATCAGCACGTCTACGTTGTAGGCAATATCGGCAATGCCGTGAGCTATTATGTGAACGAATCGACAGCTTCAGATCTTTATGTGTCAGAACTGTCGAGTTTTCAGCTGGAAACGACAGAAACATTCAGACCGAGAGCTGCGGCCATTCTGAACCTGTCTCCGGACCATTTGGACCGCCATGGCACTTTGGATAATTATTACAAGGCGAAGGCAAAGATTTTTCAGAATCAGACCCCAGACGATATTCTGGTGATCAACGGAGATGACGAAAATGTGCTGAAGTATACGGAAAAAGCGGTCTCTAAGAAAATTACCTTTAGTTTGTCCCGCCGTGTTGTTCCAGGCGTTTATCAGAAGGACAAAGCTGTCTACCTGGCTCAGGGCGACAATCCGGAAGAAGACCTGTGCGTCTGCAAAGTTTCCGATATCTTTATTAAAGGGCCTCACAACGTGATGAATGCCATGGCTGCGATCGCCCTCACATACTTTTCCGGCGTGCCGGTGGAACTGATCAGGGAAGGTCTTAAAACCTTTAAAGGCGTGGCGCACCGTCAGGAATTTGTCGCGACCATAGACGGCGTAGATTACATCAATGATTCCAAAGGCACAAACACCGATGCAACCATCACGGCACTCAAAGCGATGGAAAAGCCAACGATTCTTATTGCCGGCGGTTACGACAAAAAAGAAGATTATACTGAACTGATGGGATATATTAAGGACAAAGTGAAATATATGATCCTGTTGGGAGATACGGCGAAGAACATCGCGGCCACAGCTGACAAATGCGGCTTCGGCGCCTATACTTTTGTCAGGGATTATCCGGAAGCGGTCAAAACAGCCAAGGAAAAAGCTGAATCAGGAGACGTTGTACTGCTTTCGCCGGCGTGCGCCAGCTGGGATATGTTTGCTAATTATGAAGACCGCGGCGACTTGTTCAAACAGCTTGTGAAATCATGA
- a CDS encoding segregation and condensation protein A → MAMQKIQYDIGDFEGPLDLLLTLIQTHQVDIYEVSISDIIDQYLATIDKWKQDRMEVSSEFIVMASRLIKIKSARLLPADQEEKGERTEDESLLLKQLDVYRQVKAASRFIEKSYHQNSGSFYRDPLYLPELARVGKSAELKLDRTKISRTYSALMHRYQAAHTYRPIPKFPHDPYTVKNQEAVISHYVSQFHEIPFQSVIKKREKNEITTSFFAVLELYKNNTLDILQDRNFSEMTLIERKEDDVKQDED, encoded by the coding sequence ATGGCAATGCAGAAAATACAATATGATATCGGGGATTTTGAAGGCCCTCTGGATTTATTGCTGACGCTGATCCAAACACATCAGGTGGATATTTACGAGGTTTCGATTTCTGATATCATCGACCAGTATCTCGCAACGATCGATAAATGGAAACAGGATCGGATGGAAGTTTCAAGCGAGTTCATTGTGATGGCGTCGCGGTTGATTAAAATAAAATCCGCCAGACTGCTGCCGGCTGATCAGGAAGAAAAGGGAGAACGAACAGAAGATGAGTCCCTTTTGCTTAAACAGCTGGACGTGTACCGTCAGGTGAAGGCTGCCAGCCGGTTTATTGAAAAATCATATCATCAGAACAGCGGATCTTTTTACAGAGATCCGCTTTATTTGCCTGAGTTGGCCCGTGTCGGAAAAAGTGCGGAATTAAAACTGGACCGCACAAAAATAAGCCGGACTTATTCAGCTTTGATGCACCGTTACCAGGCGGCGCATACCTACAGGCCAATTCCGAAATTCCCCCATGATCCTTATACAGTTAAAAATCAAGAAGCTGTTATCTCGCATTATGTGAGCCAATTTCATGAAATTCCCTTTCAAAGTGTCATCAAAAAAAGGGAGAAAAACGAGATTACAACTTCTTTTTTTGCCGTGCTGGAATTGTATAAAAATAATACACTGGATATTTTGCAAGATCGAAATTTTAGTGAAATGACGCTGATCGAAAGAAAAGAGGATGACGTCAAACAAGATGAAGATTGA
- the scpB gene encoding SMC-Scp complex subunit ScpB — MKIEPEILGWLEALLFASGEGLTAKEMANAVGLSVKETEDYLRCLSDSYEQPDRGLRLVCTEGIWQLSTKPALFPILSRWKQTDKNHGLSHAAFETLAIVAYRQPVTRVDIEAIRGVSSSSSIHVLLDRELIQEAGRKDAPGRPFYYKTTPQFLKALDMQDISELPDMASFEQDQES; from the coding sequence ATGAAGATTGAACCTGAAATTTTAGGATGGCTGGAGGCCCTGCTTTTTGCATCGGGAGAAGGCTTGACGGCAAAGGAGATGGCGAATGCCGTCGGACTGTCGGTAAAAGAAACGGAAGATTATCTTCGATGCCTTTCGGATTCTTATGAACAGCCTGACCGGGGTCTGCGTCTGGTCTGCACAGAAGGGATCTGGCAGCTTTCGACGAAGCCTGCATTGTTTCCGATCTTAAGCAGATGGAAGCAGACAGACAAGAACCACGGCCTTTCCCATGCCGCCTTTGAAACATTGGCCATTGTCGCTTACAGACAGCCGGTGACCCGTGTGGATATTGAAGCGATTCGCGGGGTTTCTTCATCAAGTTCAATTCATGTGCTGCTTGATCGGGAATTGATTCAGGAAGCGGGAAGAAAGGACGCGCCGGGCCGTCCCTTTTATTACAAAACAACGCCGCAGTTTTTAAAAGCGCTGGACATGCAGGACATATCAGAACTGCCGGATATGGCATCGTTTGAACAGGATCAGGAATCATAA
- a CDS encoding NUDIX hydrolase, with the protein MPNQVLESKRIFDGKILSLRVDKVKLPDGKETHREIVEHKNGAAVLPVDHGMMIFVQQYRDAIADNILEIPAGLVETGEDPRETAERELQEEIGLRPMKLESCGFVYPTPGCCDEKTYVFISDRFETHRLQADDDEFIHVVKLPIQTVKKMYDHCEFIDAKTVCALGYYFSHHA; encoded by the coding sequence TTGCCTAATCAGGTTTTAGAATCAAAAAGAATTTTTGATGGGAAAATTTTGAGCTTACGTGTGGACAAAGTAAAGCTGCCGGATGGGAAAGAAACGCATCGCGAAATTGTGGAACACAAAAATGGGGCGGCAGTCCTGCCCGTTGATCACGGGATGATGATTTTTGTCCAGCAATACCGTGATGCCATAGCAGACAACATTCTTGAAATTCCAGCTGGCCTTGTTGAAACAGGTGAAGATCCAAGAGAAACGGCAGAAAGGGAACTGCAGGAAGAAATCGGCTTGAGACCGATGAAATTGGAATCCTGCGGATTCGTTTATCCGACACCTGGCTGCTGTGATGAAAAAACATACGTTTTTATTTCTGACAGATTTGAAACACATCGCTTGCAGGCAGATGACGATGAATTTATTCATGTCGTCAAACTTCCCATTCAAACTGTAAAGAAGATGTACGATCATTGTGAATTTATTGATGCAAAAACAGTTTGTGCATTGGGCTATTATTTTTCACATCATGCATAA
- a CDS encoding FtsW/RodA/SpoVE family cell cycle protein, whose product MSSRRNKGILYRVKKKQNLGPTDRPFTIALIILTLFGLLMVFSASMYTSAVKSSTGSGYTQFVKQAVFVVIGLFFLYIGTFLDYRKYCNMRRAWIFYGVALLLLAAVLFVGTEVNGAKRWLPLGPLGFQPSELAKMAGIVYASTVVTEKKEVYHSFWRFTQYCILPMLVLCVLAAVEPSLSAAMAIGFGMLCVYFFAGIDFKFFLPYLAIIILGVVVSFKMQPWRIDRLMALLGKGGKDYQIKQSILAIGSGGIFGRGLGNGKQKMLFLPELQNDFIFANIGEECGLLGCVFLLLLYAYIIYRGIKIAKASHTKFGYVYGCSVMALLGFQVIVNVGVATSIFPVTGMALPFVSAGGTYILILCWMVSPIFNMSRHPIKTRKRQKRSEKEENES is encoded by the coding sequence ATGAGCAGCCGTCGCAATAAGGGGATACTCTATCGGGTCAAAAAAAAGCAAAATTTGGGCCCCACCGACCGGCCTTTCACAATTGCTTTAATTATTTTGACCCTTTTTGGCCTTTTAATGGTCTTTTCGGCAAGCATGTACACGTCTGCTGTTAAAAGTTCGACTGGCAGCGGCTATACCCAGTTTGTAAAACAAGCGGTTTTTGTCGTCATAGGATTGTTTTTCTTGTATATCGGAACTTTTCTTGATTATCGAAAATACTGCAATATGAGAAGGGCATGGATTTTTTATGGCGTCGCACTGCTGCTGCTGGCCGCTGTACTTTTTGTTGGAACGGAAGTGAATGGCGCAAAACGCTGGCTGCCTTTGGGACCGCTTGGTTTTCAGCCTTCAGAATTGGCAAAGATGGCGGGAATTGTCTATGCCAGTACGGTCGTGACAGAAAAAAAAGAAGTGTATCACAGCTTTTGGAGGTTTACACAGTACTGCATTTTGCCGATGCTCGTACTTTGCGTTCTTGCAGCCGTTGAACCTTCGCTTTCAGCGGCGATGGCCATTGGCTTCGGGATGCTCTGCGTGTATTTCTTTGCAGGCATTGACTTTAAATTTTTTCTGCCTTATTTAGCTATTATTATCCTGGGAGTGGTTGTTAGTTTTAAAATGCAGCCGTGGCGCATTGACCGTCTCATGGCTTTGTTAGGCAAGGGCGGAAAGGATTATCAGATCAAACAATCTATCCTGGCCATTGGTTCAGGGGGAATCTTCGGCAGAGGGCTGGGAAACGGCAAGCAGAAAATGCTCTTTCTGCCAGAGCTGCAGAATGACTTTATTTTTGCCAATATCGGCGAAGAATGCGGCCTTTTAGGCTGTGTCTTCCTGCTTTTGCTGTACGCGTATATTATTTACCGCGGCATTAAAATTGCAAAAGCCTCTCATACAAAATTCGGCTATGTTTACGGATGTTCGGTGATGGCGCTTTTGGGGTTTCAGGTGATTGTCAATGTTGGCGTTGCGACCAGTATTTTCCCGGTGACCGGGATGGCCCTGCCCTTTGTCAGCGCCGGCGGCACGTATATATTGATTTTATGCTGGATGGTCAGCCCAATCTTTAATATGTCGCGGCATCCGATCAAGACGAGAAAACGGCAGAAACGTTCAGAAAAGGAGGAAAACGAATCATGA
- the murG gene encoding undecaprenyldiphospho-muramoylpentapeptide beta-N-acetylglucosaminyltransferase: protein MKTVFIAAGGTGGHIYPGLAIASALKKRLPDVKIIFIGSHVGMEKNIVPRYGYPMEFINASGFQRGFVKKVIAAKNLLKSASDSRKLLNRYHPDLVIGTGGFTSGIILREAAKKKIPTLIHEQNAYPGKSNRWAAQKADVVCLTFQEAAQYFPKDKTMLCGNPVRDAFKNVDRPLMRKKMGLKPEDKMILAMGGSQGAAAINQAMQTVMKDLAQQDDIQIYQITGPKQIEKVCAACDQKGIVYDKTYNGPTHCHLIAYSNEMEMLMGAADIMIARSGASSICEMAASGTPSILIPYPYAAGDHQRFNAKAMESAGAAIVIDEEALDGEKLEDLLSTLLNEPSKLQRMAQNARAYAKIDADEKIVDQAMALIQR, encoded by the coding sequence ATGAAAACAGTTTTTATTGCGGCAGGCGGGACCGGGGGGCATATCTATCCCGGACTGGCGATCGCATCAGCCTTAAAGAAACGCCTGCCTGATGTTAAAATTATCTTTATCGGCTCTCACGTCGGAATGGAAAAGAACATCGTGCCGCGCTACGGCTATCCGATGGAATTCATCAACGCTTCCGGATTTCAGCGCGGGTTTGTCAAGAAAGTCATCGCGGCCAAAAACCTGCTGAAGAGCGCGTCAGATTCCAGAAAGCTGCTCAACCGCTATCACCCTGATTTGGTAATCGGAACCGGAGGATTTACCTCCGGCATTATTTTGAGAGAAGCGGCAAAAAAGAAAATCCCGACATTGATTCACGAACAAAATGCATATCCCGGCAAATCCAACAGATGGGCGGCGCAGAAAGCCGACGTGGTCTGTCTGACTTTTCAGGAAGCCGCTCAATATTTTCCCAAAGACAAGACCATGCTGTGCGGCAATCCGGTTCGGGATGCCTTTAAAAATGTAGACAGACCCCTGATGAGAAAGAAAATGGGATTGAAGCCCGAAGACAAAATGATTTTGGCGATGGGCGGAAGCCAGGGCGCAGCCGCCATTAATCAGGCTATGCAAACCGTGATGAAGGATTTGGCGCAGCAGGACGATATCCAGATTTATCAGATTACAGGGCCAAAGCAAATCGAAAAGGTCTGCGCTGCGTGTGACCAGAAGGGCATTGTTTACGACAAGACTTACAATGGGCCGACCCATTGCCATTTAATCGCATATTCCAATGAAATGGAAATGTTAATGGGCGCGGCAGACATCATGATCGCACGTTCGGGGGCTTCTTCCATTTGCGAAATGGCAGCTTCGGGAACGCCGTCCATTTTAATTCCTTACCCATATGCAGCCGGTGACCATCAGCGGTTTAATGCAAAGGCTATGGAAAGCGCGGGCGCTGCCATTGTGATCGACGAAGAAGCATTAGACGGAGAAAAACTGGAAGACTTGCTTTCAACATTGCTTAATGAGCCTTCTAAACTGCAGAGAATGGCTCAGAACGCGCGCGCCTATGCGAAAATTGATGCGGATGAAAAAATTGTCGATCAGGCGATGGCCTTAATTCAGCGTTAG
- the ftsZ gene encoding cell division protein FtsZ, whose product MIELDNYNDNFAQIRVVGVGGGGNNAVNRMIESGLKGVDFVSINTDNQALALTLAEKRLQIGEKTTGGLGAGGNPEMGQRSAEESRDAISEVIQGTDLLFVTAGMGGGTGSGAAPIIAKIAQEMGILTIGVVTKPFSFEGRVRMRNAQIACDFLQENVDALVTIPNDRLLRMADKSTSLREAFKLADDVLLQGVKSISDLISMPGLVSLDFADVKTIMQDAGLAHMGVGRATGENRAEEAAKEAILSPLLETEITGATGVLLNITAGDDLSLFEVDKAATIAREACDDDANVIFGATIDENMGDEIQITVIATGFLPAEESEDVRDMKEKIAARPARNRPKNEIPAQTGNSGKAKSDSKDLFTIPTFLNKED is encoded by the coding sequence GTGATAGAACTGGACAACTACAACGATAATTTTGCGCAGATTCGTGTAGTCGGTGTGGGCGGCGGCGGAAATAACGCCGTTAACAGAATGATCGAATCAGGCTTAAAAGGTGTTGATTTCGTTTCAATCAATACAGATAATCAGGCTTTGGCCTTAACTTTGGCCGAAAAGCGTCTCCAAATTGGTGAAAAAACGACAGGCGGTCTGGGTGCCGGCGGAAATCCGGAAATGGGACAGCGTTCCGCGGAAGAAAGCCGGGATGCGATTTCTGAAGTGATTCAGGGGACAGACCTTTTGTTTGTGACTGCCGGTATGGGCGGCGGCACCGGTTCCGGCGCAGCGCCGATTATTGCAAAAATTGCTCAGGAAATGGGAATTTTGACCATTGGTGTTGTCACAAAGCCCTTTTCCTTTGAAGGCCGAGTCCGCATGCGCAATGCGCAGATTGCATGTGATTTCCTCCAAGAAAATGTCGATGCGCTTGTGACGATCCCCAATGACCGTCTCCTGCGAATGGCAGATAAATCAACTTCTCTGAGAGAAGCTTTCAAATTGGCCGATGATGTTTTGCTGCAAGGGGTCAAGAGTATTTCAGACCTGATTTCAATGCCTGGACTTGTCAGTCTGGACTTTGCAGATGTTAAGACGATCATGCAGGATGCAGGGCTTGCCCATATGGGGGTTGGCCGTGCAACCGGTGAAAACCGCGCAGAAGAAGCCGCTAAGGAAGCTATTTTAAGCCCGCTGCTTGAAACGGAAATTACCGGTGCAACAGGCGTTTTGCTCAATATTACAGCTGGCGACGATTTGTCCCTGTTTGAAGTGGATAAGGCAGCAACCATTGCAAGAGAAGCCTGTGACGACGATGCCAATGTCATCTTCGGGGCGACCATTGACGAAAATATGGGTGATGAAATCCAGATTACTGTCATTGCAACCGGCTTCCTTCCAGCAGAAGAAAGCGAAGATGTCCGCGATATGAAAGAAAAGATCGCAGCACGTCCGGCAAGAAACAGACCGAAGAATGAAATCCCGGCACAGACGGGAAACAGCGGAAAGGCAAAATCCGATTCAAAGGACCTCTTTACGATTCCGACTTTTTTAAATAAAGAAGACTGA
- a CDS encoding pseudouridine synthase, with product MRLQKYLAHCGVASRRKSESIIAEGRVQVNGQVVLFPGTQVNEGDQVLVDHKKIAPEEDVYILLNKPKGVVSTSSDKHASQTLMDLIHTDKRLYSVGRLDKETTGLLILTNDGDLTFKLTHPSRHVTKTYRCTVQGKVSKAALQQLRSGPVISLDDGTAYKTQRARAEVIKENRGSTVLEIRISEGKKRQVRKMCAAVGHPVIHLERTAIGSLTDPNLAPGKWRYLTKEEIIQLKAEH from the coding sequence ATGCGGTTGCAGAAATATTTAGCCCATTGCGGCGTCGCATCGAGAAGAAAATCGGAAAGCATTATTGCGGAAGGCAGGGTTCAAGTCAATGGACAAGTGGTGCTTTTTCCGGGAACGCAAGTCAACGAGGGAGATCAGGTCCTGGTGGACCACAAGAAGATCGCGCCGGAAGAGGACGTGTATATCTTATTAAATAAGCCAAAGGGTGTGGTGTCGACTTCCTCTGACAAGCACGCCAGTCAGACGTTAATGGATTTGATTCATACCGATAAAAGGCTGTACTCCGTCGGCAGGCTCGATAAAGAAACCACAGGCCTGCTCATTTTGACCAATGACGGTGACCTGACATTCAAGCTTACCCATCCAAGCCGTCATGTCACCAAAACGTACCGCTGTACGGTTCAGGGAAAGGTGTCAAAGGCGGCGCTTCAGCAGCTGCGTTCAGGTCCGGTGATTTCACTGGATGACGGAACAGCGTACAAGACACAGCGCGCCAGGGCAGAAGTAATCAAAGAAAACCGAGGGTCTACCGTACTTGAAATCAGGATTTCAGAGGGTAAAAAACGGCAGGTCAGAAAAATGTGCGCGGCTGTCGGCCATCCGGTGATTCACCTTGAGAGAACGGCCATCGGCAGTCTTACAGATCCCAATTTGGCACCGGGGAAATGGCGCTATTTAACCAAAGAAGAAATTATACAGTTAAAGGCGGAACATTAA
- a CDS encoding cell division protein FtsQ/DivIB, with amino-acid sequence MKDNQSRRKKARPKKHKRKILVHRVVAFLLVVVLICVGGYYLLCAANSPYLKIRDIQITGNTATDTYMLDGIAGPLVGQNMLTVDVNSLSNQVKKTLHTDQVSVIRKWPNTLIINAGDTSLIGAVICGGSVLYLDGHGNVADRANYLSNVNLPIISGIPDIQNLKAHRALSSASQEKLDDALAILSALKTKGFIGKISEIHWTKYNTYRIITKNNSVFEITGIDNFNQNKSYIATFLRENRSNVELDLQIDHHAFMKNRT; translated from the coding sequence ATGAAAGATAATCAAAGCAGGAGAAAAAAAGCCCGCCCCAAAAAACACAAACGCAAAATACTGGTCCACCGCGTCGTCGCTTTTCTGCTTGTTGTCGTACTGATCTGCGTTGGAGGCTATTATCTTTTATGTGCTGCAAACAGTCCGTATCTGAAGATCAGGGATATTCAGATTACCGGCAATACGGCGACAGATACCTATATGCTGGATGGGATTGCAGGCCCGCTAGTCGGGCAGAACATGCTTACGGTGGATGTCAACAGTTTGTCAAATCAGGTAAAGAAAACACTGCATACCGATCAAGTCAGTGTCATCAGAAAATGGCCGAATACCTTGATTATCAATGCAGGGGATACTTCGCTCATCGGCGCGGTGATCTGCGGCGGCAGTGTTTTATACCTTGACGGGCACGGCAATGTTGCAGACCGGGCAAATTATCTGTCCAATGTTAATTTGCCGATTATTTCAGGCATTCCAGATATTCAGAATTTAAAAGCACACCGCGCTTTATCCTCGGCAAGCCAGGAAAAACTGGACGATGCGCTGGCTATTTTGTCTGCTTTGAAAACAAAGGGATTTATCGGGAAAATTTCGGAAATTCACTGGACAAAATACAATACTTACCGCATTATTACCAAAAACAATTCTGTATTTGAAATAACCGGCATTGATAATTTTAACCAAAATAAAAGTTATATTGCTACGTTTTTGAGAGAAAACCGTTCCAATGTAGAGCTTGATCTGCAGATCGATCATCACGCTTTTATGAAAAACCGCACTTAA
- the lysA gene encoding diaminopimelate decarboxylase — MDNVKFSGHDTVELAKKYGTPLYVMSEDIMRNRIESVKKAFEEASCDYEINFAGKAFTNIAMCKIVASEGIALDAVSVGEMLTAMAAGFPMERVCYHGNNKKTSELKFAVENGVGLIVVDSEDELKRLTKVTEELNQDVKIMFRISPGVEAHTHELIQTGIQDTKFGLPYELSKDIVVRADKLPHISVVGLHCHIGSQIVDEVPFIAAADKMINLYQAIRNEGVDLRAINLGGGFGIPYLQGDEYFDTLKYIPKLVQHVKTMCAEKQVPMPKLIVEPGRFLVCEAGVTLYTVGTVKTIPGVRKYISVDGGMNDNPRPALYGAEYEAVICNGKETEDMEEVRVSGRACETDTLIDKAVLNHPEVGDVLMVRNTGAYNYSMASRYNRFPIPAVVLLSGDRSGIMVERESYQELLSHDRVPEWLK; from the coding sequence ATGGATAATGTTAAATTTTCGGGACACGATACAGTAGAACTGGCAAAAAAATACGGAACGCCGCTTTATGTCATGAGTGAAGACATCATGCGGAACAGAATTGAATCAGTCAAGAAGGCTTTTGAAGAAGCGTCCTGCGATTACGAAATCAATTTTGCAGGCAAGGCGTTTACCAATATCGCGATGTGTAAAATTGTCGCGTCTGAAGGCATCGCACTGGATGCTGTCTCCGTAGGCGAAATGCTGACTGCGATGGCGGCAGGGTTCCCCATGGAACGGGTCTGCTATCACGGCAATAACAAGAAAACCAGCGAACTTAAGTTTGCCGTGGAAAACGGAGTGGGTTTAATCGTCGTCGACAGTGAAGACGAATTGAAAAGACTGACGAAGGTTACAGAAGAACTGAATCAGGATGTTAAGATCATGTTCAGAATTTCTCCAGGGGTTGAAGCCCATACCCACGAATTGATTCAAACGGGCATTCAGGACACGAAGTTTGGACTGCCCTATGAACTTTCAAAAGATATTGTCGTGCGCGCCGATAAACTGCCGCATATTTCAGTGGTTGGCCTTCACTGCCATATCGGCTCTCAGATTGTGGATGAAGTGCCGTTTATTGCAGCCGCCGATAAAATGATTAACTTGTATCAGGCGATCAGAAACGAAGGCGTCGATCTGCGTGCCATTAATTTGGGCGGCGGATTTGGGATCCCGTATTTACAGGGAGATGAATATTTTGACACGCTGAAATATATTCCCAAGCTGGTACAGCATGTCAAAACGATGTGTGCGGAAAAACAAGTGCCAATGCCGAAATTGATCGTTGAACCCGGCCGCTTCCTGGTCTGCGAAGCCGGTGTGACCTTGTACACCGTCGGCACCGTTAAAACGATTCCCGGTGTGCGCAAATACATCAGCGTCGACGGTGGCATGAACGACAACCCGCGCCCGGCTCTTTACGGCGCAGAATATGAAGCAGTGATCTGCAACGGCAAAGAAACCGAAGACATGGAAGAAGTCCGCGTCAGCGGCCGTGCCTGCGAAACAGACACTTTAATTGACAAGGCGGTATTAAATCACCCTGAAGTGGGAGATGTCCTGATGGTCAGAAATACAGGGGCCTACAATTATTCTATGGCAAGCCGCTACAACCGTTTCCCGATTCCAGCCGTGGTGCTGCTGTCAGGCGACCGTTCGGGCATCATGGTTGAAAGGGAAAGCTATCAGGAACTTTTGAGCCATGACCGCGTTCCAGAATGGTTAAAATAA